A region of Vitis vinifera cultivar Pinot Noir 40024 chromosome 13, ASM3070453v1 DNA encodes the following proteins:
- the LOC100248253 gene encoding putative disease resistance RPP13-like protein 1: MEVVGEALLSTALGLLFDKLASSDLIKFARQEDVHTELKKWEKELQSIRQELNDAEEKQITDEAVKLWLFDLRVLAYDMEDVLDEFAYELMRRKLMGAEVDEASTSMVRKFIPTCCTSFSPTHVVRNVKMGSKIRGITSRLQDISARKAGLGLEKAAGGATSAWQRPPPTTPIAYEPGVYGRDEDKKAILDLLRKVGPKENSVGVISIVGMGGLGKTTLARLVYNDEMAKNFDLKAWVCVSDVFDVENITKAILNSVESSDASGSLDFQQVQKKLTDELTGKKFLLILDDVWNEDSDNWDRLRAPLSVGAKGSKVIVTTRNKNVALMMGAAENLHELNPLSEDACWSVFEKHAFEHINMEDHPNLVSIGRKIVGKCGGLPLAAKALGGLLRSKQREEEWERVSNSKIWDFSSTECEILPALRLSYHYLPSYLKRCFAYCAMFRNDYEFDSKTLVLLWMAEGLIQQPIADNRTMEDLGDDNFCELLSRSFFQSSGIDEFRFVMHDLICDLARVASGEICFCLEDNLESNRQSTISKETRHLSFIRGKFDVLKKFEAFQELEHLRTFVALPIHGTFTESFVTSLVCDHLVPKFQQLRVLSLSEYVIFELPDSIGGLKHLRYLNLSFTQIKLLPDSVTNLYNLQTLILSNCKHLTRLPSNIGNLISLRHLDVVGCSLQEMPQQIGKLKKLQTLSDFIVAKRGFLGIKELKDLSNLRGKICISKLENVVDVQDARDANLNTKLNVENLSMIWSKELVDSHNEDTEMEVLLSLQPHTNLKELRIEYYGGRKFPNWMCDPSYTKLVALSLIGCIRCISLPSVGQLPLLKKLVIKKMDGVKSVGLEFEGQVSLHATPFQCLESLWFEDMKGWEEWCWSTKSFSRLRQLEIKNCPRLIKKLPTHLTSLVKLNIENCPEMMVPLPTDLPSLEELNIYYCPEMTPQFDNHEFLIMPQRGASRSAIDITSHIYLEVSGISGLSRLQPEFMQSLPRLELLEIDNSGQLQCLWLDGLGLGNLSLLRILGCNQLVSLGEEEEQGLPYNLQRLEISKCDKLEKLPRGLQIYTSLAELIIEDCPKLVSFPEKGFPLMLRGLSICNCESLSSLPDRMMMRNSSNNVCHLEYLEIEECPSLICFPKGRLPTTLRRLFISNCENLVSLPEDIHVCALEQLIIERCPSLIGFPKGKLPPTLKKLYIRGCEKLESLPEGIMHHHSNNTANCGLQILDISQCSSLASFPTGKFPSTLKSITIDNCAQLQPISEEMFHCNNNELEKLSISRHPNLKTIPDCLYNLKDLRIEKCENLDLQPHLLRNLTSLASLQITNCENIKVPLSEWGLARLTSLRTLTIGGIFPEATSFSNHHHHLFLLPTTLVELCISRFQNLESLAFLSLQTLTSLRKLDVFRCPKLQSFMPREGLPDMLSELYIRDCPLLIQRCSKEKGEDWPKIAHIPCVKIDDKLILEQ; the protein is encoded by the coding sequence ATGGAAGTTGTTGGAGAGGCTCTTCTTTCCACTGCCCTCGGCTTGCTGTTTGACAAGTTGGCTTCCTCTGATCTTATTAAGTTCGCCCGGCAGGAGGATGTCCACACCGAACTCAAGAAATGGGAGAAGGAGTTGCAGAGCATCCGGCAAGAGCTCAACGACGCGGAGGAGAAGCAGATCACAGATGAGGCTGTCAAATTATGGCTGTTTGATCTGAGGGTTTTGGCGTATGATATGGAGGATGTCTTGGACGAGTTTGCTTACGAATTGATGAGAAGAAAGCTGATGGGGGCGGAAGTTGATGAAGCCAGCACAAGCATGGTACGCAAGTTCATTCCTACGTGCTGCACTAGTTTCAGTCCAACTCATGTTGTGCGTAATGTCAAGATGGGGTCTAAGATTAGAGGGATCACAAGCAGATTGCAAGACATTTCAGCTAGAAAAGCTGGACTTGGCCTGGAAAAGGCGGCAGGAGGAGCTACTTCCGCTTGGCAAAGGCCACCACCCACTACACCTATAGCATACGAACCTGGCGTTTATGGCAGGGATGAAGATAAAAAAGCGATTCTTGATTTGCTGCGCAAGGTTGGGCCCAAGGAAAACAGTGTTGGCGTCATTTCCATTGTTGGCATGGGCGGTCTGGGCAAGACAACACTTGCACGACTGGTTTACAACGATGAAATGGCCAAAAATTTTGACCTAAAAGCGTGGGTTTGTGTGTCTGACGTGTTTGATGTGGAGAATATAACAAAAGCAATTCTCAATTCGGTGGAAAGTTCTGATGCAAGCGGCTCGTTGGACTTCCAACAAGTTCAAAAGAAATTGACAGACGAGTTGACAGGGAAAAAGTTTTTACTCATTCTAGACGATGTGTGGAACGAAGATTCTGATAATTGGGATCGATTGCGTGCCCCTTTGAGTGTAGGGGCAAAAGGAAGCAAAGTCATAGTTACAACACGCAATAAAAATGTTGCTTTGATGATGGGAGCTGCCGAGAATCTTCATGAACTAAACCCCTTGTCAGAAGACGCTTGTTGGTCTGTGTTTGAGAAGCACGCATTTGAACATATAAATATGGAAGATCATCCAAACTTGGTGTCCATTGGGAGGAAAATTGTTGGCAAGTGTGGGGGATTGCCCCTAGCAGCAAAAGCCCTTGGTGGTCTCTTACGCTCTAAACAGAGGGAAGAAGAATGGGAAAGAGTATCGAATAgcaaaatttgggatttttcaaGCACGGAATGTGAGATTCTTCCTGCGTTGCGGTTGAGCTATCACTATCTCCCGTCATATTTGAAGAGGTGTTTTGCATACTGTGCCATGTTCCGCAACGACTATGAGTTTGACTCAAAAACTTTGGTCCTCCTGTGGATGGCTGAAGGTTTAATTCAGCAACCAATCGCTGACAACCGCACAATGGAAGATCTAGGAGACGACAATTTTTGTGAATTATTGTCAAGGTCATTTTTTCAATCATCAGGTATCGATGAATTCCGTTTTGTGATGCATGATCTTATCTGTGATCTAGCTCGAGTTGCTTCTGGTGAAATATGCTTTTGTTTGGAAGATAACTTGGAAAGTAATCGACAATCCACAATTTCCAAAGAGACTCGTCATTTATCATTCATTCGTGGAAAATTCGATGTGTTAAAGAAATTTGAAGCCTTTCAAGAGTTAGAACATTTACGAACATTTGTGGCTTTACCAATTCATGGTACGTTTACAGAATCTTTTGTAACTAGTTTGGTGTGTGATCATTTGGTGCCAAAATTTCAACAGTTAAGAGTCCTCTCTTTGAGTGAATATGTGATATTTGAGCTACCAGATTCTATTGGTGGATTAAAACATCTACGTTATTTGAATTTGTCTTTCACCCAAATCAAATTATTGCCAGATTCAGTGACCAATCTCTATAATTTACAAACATTGATACTATCCAATTGCAAGCATCTTACAAGGTTGCCTTCCAACATTGGAAATTTAATTAGCCTTAGACATCTCGATGTTGTTGGATGTTCATTGCAAGAGATGCCACAGCAAATAggcaaattaaagaaattgcAAACCTTGTCAGATTTTATTGTGGCCAAACGAGGATTTTTGGGAATAAAGGAGTTGAAGGATTTGTCAAATCTGCGGGGGAAgatatgcatttcaaaattggaaaatgttGTGGATGTTCAAGATGCTAGAGATGCCAATCTAAACACTAAGCTCAATGTTGAAAACTTGAGTATGATTTGGAGTAAAGAATTGGTTGATTCACATAATGAAGACACTGAAATGGAAGTCCTCCTCTCTCTACAACCTCATACCAATCTGAAGGAACTCAGGATTGAATATTATGGTGGTCGAAAATTCCCAAACTGGATGTGTGATCCCTCTTACACTAAATTGGTTGCGTTAAGTCTTATTGGTTGTATAAGATGCATATCACTACCTTCCGTTGGGCAACTACCCCTCCTCAAGAAGTTAGTCATCAAAAAAATGGATGGAGTGAAAAGTGTGGGACTGGAGTTTGAGGGTCAAGTTTCTCTTCATGCTACGCCTTTCCAATGCTTAGAGTCTTTGTGGTTTGAGGATATGAAGGGATGGGAAGAGTGGTGTTGGTCAACAAAGTCATTTTCTCGCCTCCGTCAGTTGGAGATAAAAAATTGTCCAAGATTGATTAAGAAATTACCCACACACCTAACTTCTCTAGTAAAGCTCAATATTGAGAATTGCCCAGAAATGATGGTTCCACTTCCAACAGACTTGCCTTCTCTTGAAGAGCTCAATATTTATTATTGCCCAGAAATGACACCACAATTTGACAACCATGAATTTCTCATTATGCCACAGAGGGGAGCGAGTAGAAGCGCAATTGACATCACCTCACATATTTATTTGGAAGTTAGTGGAATATCAGGACTTTCCAGACTTCAGCCGGAGTTTATGCAGTCCCTGCCGAGGCTTGAACTTCTAGAAATTGACAATTCTGGTCAGTTGCAATGTTTGTGGCTGGATGGGTTGGGATTAGGGAACCTCTCTCTTCTTCGAATATTGGGTTGTAACCAACTTGTATCCTTGGGAGAGGAGGAAGAGCAAGGGCTGCCTTACAATCTTCAGCGTTTGGAAATATCTAAGTGTGATAAGTTGGAGAAGCTTCCACGTGGATTACAAATCTATACATCTCTTGCAGAGTTGATCATTGAGGATTGCCCAAAACTGGTGTCATTTCCAGAGAAGGGTTTCCCGCTCATGCTTAGAGGTCTTTCTATTTGTAATTGTGAAAGTCTAAGTAGTCTACCTGATAGGATGATGATGAGAAACAGCAGCAACAACGTGTGTCACCTTGAATACTTGGAGATAGAGGAGTGTCCATCTCTTATTTGCTTCCCAAAAGGGCGGTTACCCACCACCCTTAGGCGACTATTCATATCCAATTGTGAAAATCTAGTGTCTCTTCCAGAAGACATCCATGTGTGTGCCCTTGAACAGTTAATTATAGAGAGGTGTCCATCTCTCATTGGTTTTCCAAAAGGTAAGCTACCCCCCACTCTCAAGAAGCTTTATATACGGGGGTGTGAAAAGCTAGAGTCTCTACCAGAGGGAATAATGCATCACCATTCCAACAACACAGCCAATTGTGGTCTTCAAATCTTGGATATCTCACAATGTTCATCTCTCGCATCCTTTCCTACTGGCAAGTTTCCCTCTACCCTTAAATCTATTACGATCGATAATTGTGCACAGTTGCAGCCAATTTCGGAGGAGATGTTTCACTGTAATAATAATGAACTTGAAAAGTTGTCCATCTCGAGACACCCTAATCTCAAAACCATACCAGATTGCCTCTACAATCTCAAAGATCTTCGGATTGAAAAATGTGAGAATCTGGACTTGCAGCCTCATCTATTGCGAAACCTCACTTCTCTTGCATCACTTCAGATCACTAATTGTGAGAATATCAAAGTGCCCTTATCAGAATGGGGCCTTGCCAGATTGACCTCTCTTAGAACTCTTACCATTGGTGGCATATTTCCAGAAGCCACCTCCTTTTCTAATCACCACCACCACTTGTTTCTTCTTCCTACTACTCTAGTTGAGCTTTGCATTTCACGTTTCCAGAATCTGGAATCCTTGGCCTTCCTGTCTCTCCAAACGCTCACCTCTCTTAGAAAGCTAGATGTCTTCCGATGTCCTAAGCTCCAGTCTTTTATGCCAAGGGAAGGGCTGCCTGACATGCTTTCAGAACTGTATATAAGAGACTGCCCACTCCTAATTCAAAGGTGCTCAAAAGAGAAAGGGGAAGATTGGCCAAAGATTGCCCACATCCCCTGTGTGAAAATAGATGACAAATTGATACTTGAGCAATAA